Part of the Macellibacteroides fermentans genome, GCTTGTGATCAACAAGGTCAAAGAATTATCTCGCAATTATCCGGTAATAGTTACCGGAGACTTTAATGCTGTCCCCACCGATGATCCTATCCAGGTGTTGACTAATTCTCCGGAAGGATATTCTTTAACAGATACGCGTTCAGTATCTCCGCTTGTTTATGGTCCGAACTGGTCTTTCCATGATTTTGGCCGCGTTAAAATGGCTGAGCGCTCGCTTATAGATTATATTTTTATAAAAGGAAATATAAAAGTAATGCGTTACGGAGTTCTTACAGATATGTTAAATACCTTGTATCCTTCGGATCATTGTCCTGTACTTTCGACTTTGATTATTCAGTAGAGTATTCTGTATGGAACCTGCAGAAGATTACCTAAAGGAGGTAACCCCATTGGGTGAAGACGATTGTTTCGTTATAATTCATCGTCCACAGAAAAGAGGGTTCGAATACCCGTTGCATATACATCCGGAATTTGAGCTCAATTATCTGGAAGGAGCGAAAGGTGCATTGCGAATTGTTGGTGATTCGATGGAAGAGATTGGCGACCAAGATTTAGTCATGGTTGCCGGTGGAACGAAGCATGCATATTCTAATCATCATTGTGCTGCAGAGACAGTTTGTGAAATAACCATTCAATTTCGGGCAGATGTATTTGATAGTATTCTTAATACACGCCACTTCAAATCAATTAGGCAGATGTTTGAGGATGCTTCCAAAGGATTGGTTTTTTCTTCTGATATGTTGGATCGGATTATACCTGAATTGAAAAAGCTAACAAAAGATGATTCGGATTCTTTTCATAGTTTTTTGCATATGGTTGAAATTCTTAAAATTCTATCGTCAGATAATCAAATGCGTCTGCTAAGTTCCGAGAATAGTGTGGATGGTTTTAGTTCTTCCGAAAATGAGAAGCTGGAAAGTATCTTAAGATTTATGCATGAAAAATTTAGAGAATCTATTATGCTGGGAGAGGTATCCAAGAGCAGTGGAATGAGTGAAGCTTCCTTGACCAGATTTCTTAAGAGAAGAACAGGAAAGACTTTTATCGATACTCTTAATGACATTCGGATTTCGCAGGCAGTGTGTTGTTTGATAGATACCTCAGCTTCTATTACCGAAATATGTTATAATTGTGGATTTAATAATGTATCTAATTTTAATCGAATTTTTAAAAAACGGAAAGGTTGTACGCCAACAGATTATAGACAAAAATATGAAAAAAGTCGTTTTAAGCTCTAAAAAGTCATTTGTTTTGATTAAATAACTAAAATAAATTACCTAAAATCGGAAAAGTATTGTATTTTGATTAAAAAATATTTGCATAGTATATGAAATCGCTATAAATTTGTGGCATGAAAGGATTAGTCTTTATGGTATTAAAGGCCCTAACTTGGATGCCAAAACTAGTTCGACATTAACACACACAAAGTATTTTTACATTGGTCTAAAGAATTGAGAATTTAAAACACAACGAAAGAACGACTGCCTGTGAAGGTGGTCGTTTTTGCATTAAAAGAAATCTATTTTACTATCTTTGCGACTAAACGAACAACATAAAACATATGATGGAAAATAAAAAAGGGAATGCAGAAATTCAAATTGAATTATCTGAAGAGATAGCACAGGGAACATATGCTAATCTGGCAATCATTGCACACTCTTCTTCTGAGTTTATACTTGACTTTATTCGGTTGGTTCCAGGTGTTCCAAAAGCCAAGGTACAGAGCCGGATCATATTGACTCCAGAAAATGCCAAGCGTCTTTTATACGCTTTACAAGATAATGTGAACCGTTTTGAAGATCAATTCGGACAGGTAAAGACCGAGCATCCCCAAGGTTTTATTCCACCGATAGGAGGGGTTAAAGGCGAAGCTTAATACAACGAAGTTTATG contains:
- a CDS encoding AraC family transcriptional regulator; this encodes MEPAEDYLKEVTPLGEDDCFVIIHRPQKRGFEYPLHIHPEFELNYLEGAKGALRIVGDSMEEIGDQDLVMVAGGTKHAYSNHHCAAETVCEITIQFRADVFDSILNTRHFKSIRQMFEDASKGLVFSSDMLDRIIPELKKLTKDDSDSFHSFLHMVEILKILSSDNQMRLLSSENSVDGFSSSENEKLESILRFMHEKFRESIMLGEVSKSSGMSEASLTRFLKRRTGKTFIDTLNDIRISQAVCCLIDTSASITEICYNCGFNNVSNFNRIFKKRKGCTPTDYRQKYEKSRFKL
- a CDS encoding DUF3467 domain-containing protein, which codes for MENKKGNAEIQIELSEEIAQGTYANLAIIAHSSSEFILDFIRLVPGVPKAKVQSRIILTPENAKRLLYALQDNVNRFEDQFGQVKTEHPQGFIPPIGGVKGEA